Proteins encoded in a region of the Nitrospirota bacterium genome:
- a CDS encoding YciI family protein: MKYLCLIYLEETTLHAMPQSERIVLSNESMAYCDELQQNGQFIAASPLHPVETATTVRVRGGKVSTTDGPFAETKEQLGGYLLIDVRDLNDAVRIASKFPAAQYGSIEVRPIKEGGCA, from the coding sequence ATGAAATACCTATGCTTAATCTACCTCGAAGAAACCACACTCCACGCCATGCCGCAAAGTGAGCGGATTGTGCTCTCGAACGAGTCCATGGCCTACTGTGACGAACTGCAACAAAATGGCCAATTCATCGCGGCCTCACCACTCCACCCGGTGGAGACCGCGACGACGGTGCGGGTGCGCGGAGGGAAAGTCTCAACGACCGATGGACCCTTCGCCGAGACGAAGGAACAACTGGGCGGGTATCTCCTGATCGATGTCAGAGACCTGAACGACGCCGTACGGATCGCCTCGAAGTTTCCCGCAGCCCAGTACGGGAGCATCGAGGTACGGCCGATCAAAGAAGGCGGTTGTGCTTAA
- a CDS encoding MoaD/ThiS family protein yields the protein MIRVVLPAHLRTLARVNGEVTLDITGPATVEAVLDTLEARYPMLRGTIRDHATRRRRPFIRFFACERDLSHQPPDSPLPDTVATGTEPLLIVGAMAGG from the coding sequence ATGATTCGAGTCGTGCTGCCGGCACATTTACGGACGTTGGCGCGCGTGAATGGTGAGGTCACGCTGGACATCACTGGTCCGGCGACGGTGGAGGCGGTGCTCGATACATTGGAAGCCCGCTATCCGATGTTGCGCGGCACGATCCGCGACCACGCGACGCGACGGCGAAGGCCGTTCATCCGCTTCTTCGCCTGCGAGCGCGATCTGTCGCACCAGCCGCCCGACTCGCCTTTGCCGGATACGGTTGCAACGGGAACAGAACCGCTACTGATCGTGGGAGCCATGGCCGGCGGATAA
- a CDS encoding exo-alpha-sialidase encodes MSSIRLLVGTKKGAFILASDGKRKQWTVDGPHFGGWELYHLKGSPVDPNRIYASQTSSWFGQIIQRSDDGGKTWNPPGTKPEDLMGADGMPKGESNMFLYDASEKTGKPLTTHQHYDGSQRPWEFKRVWHLEPSLTDLDTVYAGAEDAALFKSTDAGKTWQELAGLRSAKGQLWQPGAGGMCLHTIVLDKANQDRMFVAISAAGAFRSNDAGKTWKPTNNGLHSKYELPDPDAEVGHCVHCITMHPARPNVLFMQKHWDVLRSDNGGDSWQKISGNLPSDFGFPIAVHAHEPNTVYVVPIKSDSEHYPPDGKLRVYRSRTGGNEWEALTKGLPQQDCYVNILRDAMAVDQLDPCGLYFGTTGGQVYGSADGGDRWTPIVRDLPPVLSVEAQTLP; translated from the coding sequence ATGAGCAGCATACGGTTATTGGTTGGAACGAAAAAAGGCGCGTTCATCTTGGCGTCGGACGGGAAGCGGAAACAGTGGACCGTCGATGGTCCGCACTTCGGCGGCTGGGAGCTGTACCATCTCAAGGGATCGCCGGTCGATCCAAATCGCATCTATGCCTCGCAAACCAGCAGTTGGTTCGGTCAGATCATCCAGCGGTCGGACGACGGGGGCAAGACCTGGAACCCACCCGGCACCAAGCCGGAAGATCTCATGGGGGCGGACGGCATGCCAAAGGGCGAGAGCAACATGTTCCTCTATGACGCCTCGGAGAAAACCGGCAAGCCCCTCACGACGCACCAGCATTACGACGGCTCGCAGCGCCCCTGGGAGTTCAAGCGGGTCTGGCACCTCGAACCGTCGCTGACCGACCTGGATACAGTCTATGCCGGCGCGGAAGATGCGGCGCTATTCAAGTCGACGGACGCAGGCAAGACGTGGCAGGAACTGGCGGGACTGCGGAGCGCGAAGGGCCAGCTCTGGCAACCTGGCGCCGGCGGAATGTGCCTACACACCATTGTGCTAGACAAGGCCAACCAGGATCGGATGTTCGTCGCCATTTCAGCCGCCGGCGCCTTTCGGAGCAACGATGCCGGCAAGACTTGGAAGCCGACCAACAACGGGTTGCACTCGAAGTATGAACTGCCCGACCCGGATGCCGAAGTCGGTCACTGCGTGCACTGTATTACGATGCACCCCGCCCGCCCGAACGTGTTGTTCATGCAAAAACATTGGGACGTGCTGCGCAGCGACAACGGCGGAGACTCGTGGCAGAAAATCAGCGGCAACTTGCCGAGTGATTTCGGATTTCCGATCGCCGTGCATGCCCATGAGCCGAACACCGTCTACGTCGTGCCGATCAAGAGCGATTCCGAGCATTATCCGCCGGATGGAAAACTGCGCGTGTACCGCAGTCGAACCGGTGGGAACGAATGGGAGGCGCTGACGAAGGGACTGCCGCAGCAGGATTGCTACGTCAACATCCTGCGCGATGCGATGGCCGTCGATCAGCTCGATCCCTGCGGTCTGTACTTCGGCACGACCGGCGGGCAGGTCTATGGGTCTGCCGATGGCGGGGACCGTTGGACGCCGATCGTAAGAGACTTACCCCCTGTTTTATCCGTCGAGGCCCAAACGCTGCCATGA
- a CDS encoding VOC family protein, which translates to MAKRIQKRKVTPSRPVASICWFDVPADDLGRAKTFYRSLFGWKFAELSTAVADYWHIDTGGKDASPDGGLLPRMHPGQSITVYVTVPSIGKALTKVTKLGGSVCKSKTAVPHMGYFAICEDTEHNVFALWEPNEKAA; encoded by the coding sequence ATGGCGAAACGTATTCAGAAACGGAAGGTGACACCATCCCGGCCAGTGGCCAGCATCTGCTGGTTCGACGTTCCCGCCGATGATCTCGGACGGGCGAAGACATTTTATCGCTCGTTGTTCGGGTGGAAATTCGCAGAGTTGTCGACAGCCGTTGCCGACTATTGGCACATCGACACCGGCGGAAAAGATGCTTCGCCGGACGGTGGACTCTTGCCCCGGATGCATCCTGGGCAATCCATCACGGTCTATGTGACGGTCCCATCGATTGGCAAGGCCCTAACCAAGGTCACAAAACTCGGCGGGTCTGTCTGCAAATCAAAAACTGCCGTGCCGCACATGGGTTACTTTGCGATCTGTGAGGACACGGAACATAACGTCTTCGCACTCTGGGAGCCGAACGAAAAAGCAGCCTGA
- a CDS encoding YciI family protein, giving the protein MKFMLIVHHDEEAFNTIEQEKRQQLLAESIALTHQLHAAEQYVHASPLHSADTAVIVRVREGKPVVTDGPFIETREQIAGYFLVNAQNLNEAVSIAVRVPGARIGTVEVRPLIEITGLPDTEMC; this is encoded by the coding sequence ATGAAATTCATGTTGATCGTGCATCATGACGAAGAGGCGTTCAATACGATCGAACAGGAGAAGCGACAGCAGCTGCTCGCCGAATCCATTGCGCTCACACATCAGCTTCATGCCGCAGAGCAATATGTCCATGCTTCGCCGCTCCATTCGGCCGACACAGCCGTCATTGTAAGGGTGCGCGAAGGCAAACCGGTCGTGACGGATGGGCCCTTTATCGAAACTCGCGAGCAGATTGCCGGCTACTTCCTGGTGAATGCACAAAATCTGAACGAGGCCGTCAGTATTGCGGTCCGCGTTCCGGGCGCACGGATCGGCACCGTCGAAGTGCGCCCGTTGATCGAGATCACGGGACTGCCTGACACCGAAATGTGCTGA
- a CDS encoding VOC family protein, with the protein MQRITPCLWFDDKAEEAANFYVSIFKNSKVTAMTRYGEAGAEVSGRPTGSVMTVTFEIEGQEFVALNGGPIFKFTEAVSMMVKCETQEAIDEMWDKLSQGGEQGPCGWLKDQYGLSWQIVSPVWEDMLRDKDAAKSERVMKAVLQMTKPDINKLKQAYEGHSGRHADGA; encoded by the coding sequence ATGCAGAGAATCACTCCCTGTTTGTGGTTCGACGACAAGGCCGAAGAGGCGGCGAACTTTTATGTTTCGATTTTTAAAAATTCGAAAGTCACCGCAATGACTCGCTATGGAGAGGCAGGCGCGGAGGTCTCCGGAAGACCAACAGGATCGGTGATGACCGTGACGTTTGAGATCGAAGGGCAGGAGTTCGTGGCCTTAAACGGCGGCCCCATCTTCAAGTTTACTGAGGCCGTCTCGATGATGGTGAAGTGCGAAACGCAGGAAGCGATCGACGAGATGTGGGACAAGCTCTCCCAAGGCGGAGAACAAGGACCCTGTGGCTGGCTGAAGGATCAATATGGTCTGTCGTGGCAAATCGTCTCCCCGGTGTGGGAAGACATGTTGCGAGACAAGGATGCCGCGAAATCTGAACGCGTCATGAAGGCCGTGCTCCAGATGACCAAACCCGACATCAACAAGCTCAAGCAAGCCTACGAGGGGCACTCAGGTCGCCATGCGGACGGAGCATGA
- a CDS encoding RNA polymerase sigma factor, with translation MSDEASSRTRTVVETIYRAESRQVLATLIRLLGDFDAAEEALHEAFAVAVEQWARDGVPANPRAWLVSTGRFKAIDGMRRRARHDASVAELAKETEPTATIETEQQEDEHLEDDRLRLIFTCCHPALAPEAQAAMTLREVCGLTTEEIARAFLTKPATVAQRIVRAKAKIRDARIPYEVPSEKELPDRWDAVLRVVYLVFNEGYSASFGEAVTRHDLCGEAIRLGRLLNTLLPQSESTGLLGLMLLQDSRKAARATATGELILLEDQDRALWNRDQIMEGVALVRQAMSQGQVGPYTIQGAIAAVHTQAPAALATDWAQIVALYGLLLQACPSPVIELNSAVAVAMRDGPSAGLDLIDTILKTGDLDTYHLAHAARADLCRRLGRTNEARTSYQRALSLTQQEPERRFLEKRLNELPGSTGS, from the coding sequence GCCGAAGAGGCCTTGCACGAAGCCTTTGCCGTGGCGGTCGAGCAATGGGCGCGAGACGGTGTGCCGGCCAATCCGAGAGCTTGGCTCGTTTCGACTGGACGTTTCAAAGCCATCGACGGGATGCGCCGTCGCGCCCGGCATGATGCGTCTGTGGCAGAATTGGCAAAGGAAACGGAACCCACAGCCACAATTGAGACCGAACAGCAGGAGGACGAACACCTCGAGGACGACCGGCTCCGATTGATCTTCACATGTTGTCATCCCGCCCTCGCGCCTGAAGCCCAGGCCGCCATGACCCTGCGCGAAGTCTGCGGTCTCACGACTGAAGAGATCGCGCGGGCATTCCTGACAAAACCGGCCACCGTCGCGCAGCGGATCGTGCGGGCCAAGGCCAAGATCCGCGACGCGCGCATTCCCTATGAGGTACCATCCGAGAAAGAACTGCCGGACCGATGGGACGCCGTGCTCCGCGTGGTCTACCTCGTCTTCAACGAAGGATACTCGGCCTCATTCGGTGAAGCCGTGACGCGGCACGATCTCTGTGGGGAAGCGATTCGCTTAGGCCGACTGCTGAATACCTTGCTCCCGCAGTCGGAATCGACGGGATTGCTAGGATTGATGCTCTTGCAGGACTCCCGGAAGGCCGCGCGCGCCACCGCAACCGGCGAACTCATTTTATTAGAGGATCAAGATCGCGCTCTGTGGAATCGAGACCAGATCATGGAAGGAGTCGCGCTCGTCAGACAGGCCATGTCCCAGGGTCAGGTCGGCCCCTATACCATCCAGGGAGCGATTGCTGCGGTGCATACGCAAGCGCCCGCCGCCCTGGCTACGGATTGGGCCCAGATCGTCGCGCTCTATGGCTTGCTGCTTCAGGCCTGTCCTTCACCGGTGATCGAGCTGAATAGCGCCGTCGCCGTCGCCATGCGAGACGGTCCGTCAGCCGGTTTGGACCTGATCGATACCATCTTGAAGACAGGAGATCTGGACACCTATCACTTGGCACATGCCGCGCGGGCGGATCTCTGCCGGCGGCTAGGACGGACGAACGAGGCCCGCACCTCTTACCAGCGAGCCCTGAGCCTGACGCAGCAGGAACCGGAACGGCGGTTTTTGGAGAAACGGCTGAACGAGCTACCGGGCTCGACCGGCTCGTGA